In a genomic window of Streptomyces sp. NBC_01231:
- a CDS encoding SDR family oxidoreductase, with the protein MADMATHVITGAGSGIGAAVARRLHARGDDLVLHARDARRAKELAAEFPGARTLVGDLADPDKLSWAFSHQTLPDRVDSLLHIAGVVDLGPVGELTPKSWRHQLNVNLIAPAELTRHFLPQLRTAHGHVVFVNSGAGLRASAEWSAYAASKHGLKALADSLRNEEHDNGVRVTTVYPGRTASPMQVKVHQQEGKEYDPARWIDPESVATTILLALDLPRDAEINDLTVRPGR; encoded by the coding sequence ATGGCGGACATGGCGACACATGTGATCACCGGGGCCGGATCCGGCATCGGCGCGGCCGTGGCCCGCCGGCTGCACGCGCGCGGGGACGATCTCGTGCTGCACGCGCGCGACGCGCGCCGTGCCAAGGAACTGGCGGCGGAGTTTCCCGGGGCGAGGACACTGGTCGGCGACCTCGCGGACCCCGACAAGCTGTCCTGGGCCTTCTCCCACCAAACGCTCCCGGACCGGGTGGACTCCCTCCTGCACATCGCCGGCGTGGTCGACCTCGGGCCGGTCGGCGAGCTGACTCCCAAGTCCTGGCGCCATCAGCTCAACGTCAATCTGATCGCGCCCGCCGAGCTGACCCGCCACTTCCTGCCCCAACTCCGCACCGCCCACGGCCACGTGGTGTTCGTGAACTCGGGCGCGGGGCTGCGGGCGAGCGCCGAGTGGTCCGCGTACGCCGCCTCCAAGCACGGCCTGAAGGCGCTCGCCGACTCGCTCCGCAACGAGGAGCACGACAACGGCGTCCGTGTCACCACGGTCTACCCCGGCCGCACCGCGAGCCCCATGCAGGTCAAGGTCCACCAGCAGGAGGGCAAGGAGTACGACCCCGCGCGGTGGATCGACCCCGAGTCGGTCGCGACGACGATCCTGCTCGCCCTCGACCTGCCGAGGGACGCGGAGATCAACGACCTGACGGTGCGGCCGGGGCGGTGA
- a CDS encoding TIGR00730 family Rossman fold protein has translation MRICVFLSAADLDDRYTRPAREFAELIGKGGHTLVWGGSDVGLMKVVADGVQEAGGRLCGVSVDFLAAKARQGVEEMVIAKDLAERKKLLLDRADAVVVMVGGTGTLDEATEILELKKHGHTDKPVVLLNTAGFYDGLKEQFRRMEDEGFLPRPLTDLVFFAQEPVGALAYLEESAGVE, from the coding sequence ATGCGAATCTGCGTCTTCCTCTCCGCCGCCGACCTCGACGACCGCTACACCCGTCCGGCGCGCGAGTTCGCCGAACTGATCGGCAAGGGCGGACACACCCTCGTCTGGGGAGGCTCCGACGTCGGGCTGATGAAGGTGGTCGCGGACGGGGTGCAGGAGGCGGGCGGTCGGCTCTGCGGGGTCTCCGTGGACTTCCTGGCGGCCAAGGCGCGGCAGGGCGTCGAGGAGATGGTGATCGCGAAGGACCTCGCCGAGCGCAAGAAGCTGCTCCTGGACAGGGCTGACGCGGTGGTCGTCATGGTGGGCGGCACCGGCACGCTGGACGAGGCCACCGAGATCCTGGAGCTGAAGAAGCACGGGCACACCGACAAGCCGGTGGTGCTTCTCAACACCGCGGGCTTCTACGACGGCCTCAAGGAGCAGTTCCGCCGCATGGAGGACGAGGGGTTCCTGCCTCGGCCGCTGACCGACCTGGTGTTCTTCGCCCAGGAGCCGGTGGGGGCGCTGGCGTACCTCGAGGAGAGCGCGGGCGTCGAGTGA
- a CDS encoding methionine synthase: protein MNAHFSFGPATGIGSMPGGDAREAAKTVTGSFEDFPFLTELPARGPGADMIGRTAGLLVELYARVEPSGWRIGDRPGRDTKRARSWLGEDLDALEEFTQGYEGPLKVQAVGPWTLAAALELRNGEAALSDAGACRDLAASLAEGLRVHLEEVRRRIPGAQVVLQLDEPSLVAVLRGHVKSASGYRTHRAMDRQVVEDTLRDVVGVHGGGPVVVHSCAPDVPFALLRRAGAAAVSFDFSLLTERDDDAIGEAVEAGTRLFAGVVPGTDGPLSDPAGSVMGVRTLWRRLGLHPGLLTEAVTVTPACGLAGASPAYAREALAHCVRAARSLADNPE, encoded by the coding sequence GTGAACGCACACTTCAGCTTCGGCCCCGCCACCGGAATCGGCTCCATGCCCGGCGGTGACGCCCGCGAGGCCGCCAAGACCGTCACCGGGTCCTTCGAGGACTTCCCGTTCCTCACCGAGCTGCCCGCCCGGGGGCCGGGCGCGGACATGATCGGCCGCACCGCCGGTCTGCTCGTCGAGCTCTACGCGCGCGTGGAGCCCAGCGGCTGGCGGATCGGTGACCGCCCGGGACGGGACACCAAGCGGGCCCGGTCCTGGCTCGGCGAGGACCTGGACGCCCTGGAGGAGTTCACCCAGGGATACGAGGGCCCGCTGAAGGTCCAGGCGGTCGGGCCCTGGACCCTGGCGGCCGCCCTGGAGCTGAGGAACGGCGAGGCCGCCCTCTCCGACGCGGGCGCCTGCCGTGACCTCGCCGCCTCCCTCGCCGAAGGGCTGCGCGTGCATCTGGAGGAGGTCCGGCGCCGGATCCCCGGCGCCCAGGTCGTCCTCCAGCTCGACGAGCCGTCCCTCGTCGCCGTACTGCGCGGCCATGTGAAGTCCGCCAGCGGCTACCGCACTCACCGTGCCATGGACCGCCAGGTGGTCGAGGACACGCTCCGGGACGTCGTCGGGGTCCACGGCGGCGGACCGGTCGTGGTCCACTCGTGCGCGCCGGACGTCCCGTTCGCCCTGCTGCGCCGGGCGGGCGCGGCCGCGGTCTCCTTCGACTTCTCGCTTCTCACCGAGCGTGACGACGACGCGATCGGTGAGGCGGTGGAAGCGGGGACCCGGCTCTTCGCCGGAGTGGTGCCGGGCACGGACGGCCCATTGTCAGACCCTGCCGGTAGCGTCATGGGTGTCAGAACGCTGTGGCGCAGGCTGGGGCTGCATCCGGGACTTCTCACGGAGGCGGTCACGGTGACTCCGGCGTGCGGCCTCGCGGGGGCTTCTCCCGCGTACGCACGCGAGGCGCTCGCCCACTGCGTCCGGGCGGCGAGATCCCTCGCGGACAACCCTGAGTAA
- a CDS encoding cysteine desulfurase: MAYLDHAATTPMLPEAVEALTAHVGTTGNASSLHASGRRARRSVEEAREALAEALGARPSEIVFTSGGTEADNLAVKGLYWSRRDADPARTRVLASPVEHHAVLDAVHWLGEHEGATIEYLPVDPHGRVHPEALREAIARNPDDVALATVMWANNEIGTVLPVRELAATAAEFGIPLHSDAVQAFGQIPLDFTASGLAAMTVSGHKIGGPYGIGALVLGREHTPVPVLHGGGQERHVRSGTLDVPAIASFAVAGRLAAEQREWFAREIGALRDSLIEAVRTAVPDAILGGDPVDRLPANAHFTFPGCEGDSLLLLLDAQGIECSTGSACTAGVAQPSHVLLATGTEPDLARGTLRFSLGHTSTEADVEAVAKVIGPVVERARAAGLT; this comes from the coding sequence ATGGCATACCTCGACCACGCCGCGACCACCCCGATGCTCCCCGAGGCGGTCGAGGCACTCACCGCGCACGTGGGTACCACCGGCAACGCCTCCTCCCTCCACGCGTCCGGCCGTCGTGCGCGGCGATCCGTCGAGGAGGCCCGAGAAGCCCTCGCCGAAGCGCTCGGCGCCCGTCCCAGCGAGATCGTGTTCACCTCCGGCGGCACCGAGGCCGACAACCTCGCGGTCAAGGGCCTGTACTGGTCCCGCCGTGACGCCGATCCGGCCCGCACCCGGGTCCTCGCCAGCCCCGTGGAACACCACGCCGTCCTGGACGCCGTCCACTGGCTCGGCGAACACGAGGGCGCCACGATCGAGTACCTCCCGGTCGATCCGCACGGCCGAGTCCACCCCGAGGCGCTGCGCGAAGCCATCGCCCGCAACCCCGACGACGTGGCCCTCGCCACCGTCATGTGGGCCAACAACGAGATCGGCACGGTCCTGCCGGTCCGTGAACTCGCGGCGACCGCAGCCGAGTTCGGCATCCCCCTGCACTCCGACGCCGTCCAGGCCTTCGGCCAGATCCCCCTCGACTTCACCGCCTCCGGCCTCGCCGCGATGACGGTGTCCGGCCACAAGATCGGCGGCCCCTACGGCATCGGCGCCCTGGTCCTCGGCCGCGAGCACACCCCCGTCCCCGTCCTGCACGGCGGCGGCCAGGAGCGACACGTCCGCTCCGGCACCCTCGACGTGCCCGCGATCGCCTCGTTCGCGGTGGCCGGCCGTCTGGCCGCCGAGCAGCGCGAGTGGTTCGCCCGGGAGATCGGCGCCCTGCGCGACAGCCTGATCGAGGCGGTGCGTACGGCGGTCCCGGACGCGATCCTCGGCGGCGACCCCGTCGACCGCCTCCCGGCCAACGCCCACTTCACCTTCCCGGGCTGCGAGGGCGACTCCCTGCTGCTCCTGCTGGACGCCCAGGGCATCGAGTGCTCCACCGGCTCCGCCTGCACCGCGGGCGTCGCCCAGCCCAGCCACGTCCTCCTCGCCACCGGCACCGAACCCGACCTGGCGCGCGGCACCCTGCGCTTCTCCCTCGGCCACACCTCCACGGAGGCCGACGTGGAAGCGGTCGCCAAGGTGATCGGCCCGGTGGTGGAACGGGCGCGGGCGGCGGGGCTGACCTAG
- a CDS encoding alpha/beta fold hydrolase — MDKKTLSRDGTPVAYERTGQGPAVVLVSGAMSTGGTMRPLAAALADRFDVVVYDRRGRGESGDTAPYAVDREVEDLAALIELLGGEAALYGISSGGALALHAAASGLPVRRVAVYEVPYAVYEGGAKERAEYTERLDEALAHGRRGDAVELFLRLTGLAEQMIQGARQSPMWSGMEAIAPSLAHDNTVMGDGLVPRDLLASVTVPVLSAAGSASPGWLREAAQAVAEAAPEGSYRVLEGQTHMVDPQVLAPVLAEFLGQ, encoded by the coding sequence ATGGACAAGAAGACCCTTTCGCGCGACGGCACCCCTGTCGCGTACGAACGCACCGGACAGGGCCCGGCGGTCGTCCTGGTGAGCGGCGCGATGTCGACGGGCGGCACGATGCGGCCGCTGGCCGCCGCCCTGGCGGACCGTTTCGACGTCGTCGTGTACGACCGTCGGGGCCGCGGCGAGAGCGGCGACACGGCCCCCTACGCGGTGGACCGGGAGGTCGAGGACCTGGCCGCGCTGATCGAGCTGCTGGGCGGCGAGGCGGCGCTGTACGGCATCTCGTCCGGCGGCGCGCTGGCGCTGCACGCCGCGGCGAGCGGACTGCCGGTGCGCCGGGTGGCCGTGTACGAGGTGCCGTACGCCGTGTACGAGGGCGGCGCCAAGGAGCGCGCCGAGTACACCGAGCGCCTGGACGAGGCGCTCGCACACGGGCGGCGTGGGGACGCGGTGGAGCTGTTCCTGAGGCTGACCGGCCTGGCCGAGCAGATGATCCAGGGCGCCCGCCAGTCCCCCATGTGGTCCGGCATGGAGGCCATCGCCCCGAGCCTCGCCCACGACAACACGGTCATGGGCGACGGCCTGGTGCCCCGGGACCTGCTGGCGTCGGTCACCGTCCCGGTCCTGTCCGCGGCGGGCAGCGCGAGCCCGGGGTGGCTGCGCGAGGCGGCCCAGGCGGTCGCCGAGGCGGCACCCGAGGGCTCGTACAGGGTGCTGGAGGGGCAGACCCACATGGTGGATCCGCAGGTGCTGGCACCTGTGCTGGCGGAGTTCCTGGGTCAGTAG
- a CDS encoding DUF427 domain-containing protein yields the protein MAEGHTITIEQGTRRVRAVHGDQVLAESERPLLLRETGCPVRYYLPPEDVRLDLLTPSDTHTYCPFKGTASYWSLPDAADVVWAYPEPKPDVAGIKDHLCFYEVEEVE from the coding sequence ATGGCTGAAGGACACACGATCACCATCGAGCAGGGCACGCGGCGCGTACGGGCCGTCCATGGCGACCAGGTGCTGGCGGAGAGTGAACGGCCCCTTCTCCTGCGGGAGACGGGCTGTCCGGTGCGCTACTACCTCCCGCCCGAGGACGTACGGCTCGACCTGCTGACCCCCTCCGACACCCACACGTACTGTCCGTTCAAGGGAACGGCCTCCTACTGGTCGCTGCCGGACGCGGCGGACGTGGTGTGGGCCTACCCCGAACCGAAGCCGGACGTGGCCGGTATCAAGGACCACCTCTGCTTCTACGAAGTGGAAGAAGTGGAGTAG
- the mnmA gene encoding tRNA 2-thiouridine(34) synthase MnmA, producing the protein MTDTTQPTRPLRVLAAMSGGVDSAVAAARAAEAGHDVTGVHLALSANPQSFRTGARGCCTIEDSRDARRAADVIGIPFYVWDLADRFREDVVEDFVAEYEAGRTPNPCLRCNEKIKFAALLDKALALGFDAVCTGHYAQVIVNSGGTRELHRASDMAKDQSYVLGVLDDRQLAHAMFPLGDTVTTKDEIRAEAERRGLAVAKKPDSHDICFIADGDTQGFLAKRLGKAEGDIVDESGSRLGTHEGAYGYTIGQRKGLRIGTPAPDGKPRYVLDISPVDNTVTVGPAAALDVTALTAIKPRWCGAAPVGPGTYTAQLRAHGGETEVHAEPVDGTLEVTFTEPVRGVAPGQAIVLYDGTRVVGSATIASTVRATAGVA; encoded by the coding sequence ATGACTGACACCACGCAGCCCACCCGTCCGCTCCGCGTCCTCGCCGCCATGTCGGGCGGGGTCGACTCCGCCGTCGCCGCCGCCCGCGCGGCCGAGGCGGGGCACGACGTGACCGGCGTCCATCTCGCCCTCTCCGCGAACCCGCAGTCGTTCCGCACGGGAGCGCGTGGCTGTTGCACCATCGAGGACTCCCGCGACGCCCGCCGCGCCGCCGACGTCATCGGCATCCCGTTCTACGTGTGGGACCTCGCCGACCGCTTCCGCGAGGACGTCGTCGAGGACTTCGTCGCCGAGTACGAGGCCGGCCGTACCCCGAACCCCTGCCTGCGCTGCAACGAGAAGATCAAGTTCGCGGCCCTGCTCGACAAGGCGCTCGCTCTCGGCTTCGACGCGGTCTGCACCGGCCACTACGCCCAGGTGATCGTGAACTCCGGCGGCACCCGCGAACTGCACCGCGCCTCCGACATGGCGAAGGACCAGTCGTACGTCCTCGGCGTCCTGGACGACCGGCAGCTCGCCCACGCGATGTTCCCGCTCGGCGACACCGTCACCACGAAGGACGAGATCCGCGCGGAGGCCGAGCGCCGCGGCCTCGCGGTCGCCAAGAAGCCCGACTCGCACGACATCTGCTTCATCGCCGACGGCGACACCCAGGGCTTCCTCGCCAAGCGCCTCGGCAAGGCCGAGGGCGACATCGTGGACGAGTCGGGGAGCAGGCTCGGCACCCACGAGGGCGCGTACGGCTACACCATCGGCCAGCGCAAGGGCCTCAGGATCGGCACCCCGGCCCCCGACGGCAAGCCGCGCTACGTCCTCGACATCTCCCCGGTCGACAACACGGTGACGGTCGGCCCGGCGGCCGCGCTGGACGTGACCGCACTGACGGCGATCAAGCCACGCTGGTGCGGAGCCGCACCCGTCGGCCCCGGCACCTACACCGCCCAGCTGCGCGCCCACGGCGGCGAGACCGAGGTACACGCCGAACCGGTCGACGGCACCCTGGAGGTGACGTTCACCGAGCCGGTCCGCGGCGTCGCCCCGGGGCAGGCGATCGTGCTGTACGACGGCACGCGCGTGGTGGGGTCGGCGACGATCGCGTCGACGGTGCGGGCGACGGCCGGGGTCGCCTGA
- a CDS encoding bifunctional diguanylate cyclase/phosphodiesterase — MEPSESAPPDSRLRLRRMVGAWRESRWTGLTGERPGAERHAAGQYPAGPYTAAEGLAAFPRTTERTPGLPGEEPDRHLSWPTLPAAIVASAGFVLGAGFYRAFTGGHALFPSGTVGWSLAVLTGVIVGHLVALGRARWWGGTGSGAALTLAVLLLYGWVSAGLVSLTVVLLVGVARRHRWRQGVLHGAVDILGIAAGALLLGAFGRVPSVERPWNSESWTFYTAPQVVLVAVAYLAVTRILGWYLHAPRSSGLPTVARTALVRQGLVAVALLGIAPLICVVATAEPILLPLFAIPLIALDSTLWMARARAEEQLRDPLTGLPNRQWLLERIWTALDDAERIGARSALMLIDLDRFRSVNDTLGHLAGDRLLLQIADRLRLALPRGAEAARLGGDEFAVLLPVADSTTSATRVARGLVAALSSPLDLDGLTLVLEASAGVAVFPDHALDAEGLLRRADVAMYQAKRDRTGVEVYESKRDSNTPDRLGLLGDLRRALDAHEVQLHYQPKVRFDGQVAGLEALVRWVHPERGKVPPDEFIAIAESSGLMPYLTEYVLDTALAQVARWRSQGLFVPVAVNVSPRDVHTPGFAGSVAARLARHGVPAGSLQLEITEHVLLEDPQRAADTLAGLTAHGVKMSLDDFGTGYSSLVHLRRLPVSELKIDRSFVARLAVDNEDAAIVRCTVDLAHSLGLLVVAEGVEDDETWERLRDLGCDAVQGWLVAAAMPPEETTAWLLARGSRGWQRPRAALPAAE; from the coding sequence ATGGAACCGAGCGAGAGCGCCCCCCCGGACTCACGGCTGCGCCTGCGCCGGATGGTCGGCGCATGGCGGGAGAGCCGGTGGACCGGGCTGACCGGGGAGCGTCCGGGCGCCGAGCGGCACGCCGCCGGACAGTACCCGGCCGGACCCTACACGGCGGCCGAAGGCCTTGCCGCCTTCCCCCGCACCACCGAACGCACGCCCGGACTGCCGGGCGAGGAACCGGACCGGCACCTGTCCTGGCCCACGCTGCCCGCCGCGATCGTCGCGTCCGCCGGATTCGTGCTGGGCGCCGGCTTCTACCGGGCCTTCACCGGCGGCCACGCGCTCTTCCCGTCCGGCACGGTCGGCTGGTCCCTGGCCGTGCTGACCGGAGTCATCGTCGGCCATCTGGTCGCCCTCGGCCGCGCCCGCTGGTGGGGTGGCACCGGCTCCGGCGCCGCCCTCACCCTCGCCGTCCTGCTGTTGTACGGCTGGGTGTCGGCCGGCCTGGTCAGCCTGACCGTGGTCCTGCTGGTCGGTGTGGCCCGCCGGCACCGCTGGCGACAGGGCGTGCTGCACGGCGCGGTGGACATCCTCGGCATCGCCGCCGGTGCCCTGCTGCTCGGCGCGTTCGGCCGAGTGCCGTCCGTCGAGCGCCCCTGGAACTCCGAATCCTGGACGTTCTACACCGCCCCCCAGGTGGTGCTGGTCGCGGTCGCCTATCTCGCGGTCACCCGCATCCTGGGCTGGTATCTCCACGCCCCGCGCTCCAGCGGTCTGCCGACCGTCGCGCGCACCGCCCTGGTCAGACAGGGCCTGGTCGCCGTCGCGCTGCTCGGCATCGCGCCCCTGATCTGTGTGGTCGCCACCGCCGAGCCCATCCTGCTGCCGCTGTTCGCCATTCCGCTCATCGCCCTCGACTCCACCCTCTGGATGGCCCGGGCCCGGGCCGAGGAGCAGCTGCGCGATCCGCTGACCGGGCTTCCCAACCGCCAGTGGCTGCTGGAACGCATCTGGACCGCCCTGGACGACGCGGAACGCATAGGCGCCCGCTCCGCCCTGATGCTCATCGACCTGGACCGCTTCCGGTCGGTCAACGACACGTTGGGCCACCTCGCCGGTGACCGGCTGCTGTTGCAGATCGCCGACCGGCTCCGGCTGGCGCTGCCCCGAGGCGCGGAGGCGGCGCGGCTCGGCGGTGACGAGTTCGCCGTCTTACTGCCGGTCGCCGACTCCACCACCTCCGCGACCCGGGTCGCCCGCGGCCTCGTGGCCGCCCTCAGCTCCCCGCTCGACCTCGACGGCCTCACCCTCGTGCTGGAGGCCAGCGCCGGAGTCGCCGTCTTCCCCGACCACGCCCTCGACGCCGAGGGACTGCTGCGCCGGGCCGACGTGGCGATGTACCAGGCGAAGCGCGACCGTACGGGCGTCGAGGTCTACGAGTCCAAGCGGGACTCCAACACACCGGACCGGCTCGGACTGCTCGGTGATCTGCGCCGGGCCCTGGACGCCCACGAGGTCCAGCTGCACTACCAGCCCAAGGTCCGCTTCGACGGACAGGTGGCCGGGCTCGAAGCCCTGGTCCGCTGGGTGCACCCCGAGCGGGGCAAGGTCCCGCCGGACGAGTTCATCGCCATCGCCGAGTCGTCCGGGCTGATGCCCTATCTCACGGAGTACGTCCTCGACACGGCCCTCGCCCAGGTCGCGCGGTGGCGCTCCCAGGGGCTGTTCGTCCCGGTGGCGGTCAACGTCTCCCCGCGCGATGTCCACACCCCCGGCTTCGCGGGATCGGTGGCCGCCCGGCTGGCCCGTCACGGTGTCCCCGCGGGATCGCTCCAACTGGAGATAACCGAGCACGTCCTCCTGGAGGACCCGCAGCGTGCCGCCGACACCCTCGCCGGGCTGACCGCGCACGGCGTGAAGATGTCCCTGGACGACTTCGGCACCGGCTACTCCTCGCTGGTGCACCTGCGTCGGCTTCCCGTCAGCGAGCTGAAGATCGACCGGTCCTTCGTGGCCCGCCTCGCCGTCGACAACGAGGACGCGGCGATCGTGCGCTGCACGGTCGACCTCGCGCATTCCCTGGGCCTCCTCGTGGTCGCCGAGGGCGTCGAGGACGACGAGACCTGGGAGCGGCTGCGCGACCTGGGCTGTGATGCCGTACAGGGCTGGCTGGTCGCGGCGGCGATGCCGCCGGAGGAGACGACGGCGTGGCTGCTGGCGCGGGGTTCGCGGGGCTGGCAGCGGCCGCGTGCGGCGCTGCCGGCCGCCGAGTAA
- a CDS encoding N-acetylmuramoyl-L-alanine amidase, whose amino-acid sequence MGARRANEKDADRRIGRRALLIGGTAAAAGTAVLARDELARLWWRAPGVEKPRKEGEVDYAGAKWVAASDANWRRADRPDDYGIDMVVVHVTQGSFDSAVKVFQDPGHGAAAHYIVRKDGHVTQMIRELDVAYHAGNRAYNERSVGIEHEGFVDRPEDFTDEMYGASARLTARICARYDIPVDREHIIGHVEVPGTDHTDPGKHWDWDRYMKLVRQARTAAA is encoded by the coding sequence ATGGGGGCGAGACGAGCCAACGAGAAGGACGCCGACCGGCGCATCGGTCGGCGTGCCCTGCTGATCGGCGGGACGGCGGCCGCGGCGGGCACCGCCGTGCTGGCCCGTGACGAGCTGGCGCGCCTGTGGTGGCGCGCGCCCGGCGTGGAGAAGCCGCGCAAGGAGGGCGAGGTGGACTACGCGGGCGCGAAGTGGGTTGCCGCGTCCGACGCGAACTGGCGGCGCGCGGACCGCCCCGACGACTACGGCATAGACATGGTGGTCGTCCATGTCACCCAGGGCAGCTTCGACAGCGCCGTGAAGGTGTTCCAGGACCCGGGGCACGGGGCGGCCGCCCACTACATCGTCCGCAAGGACGGCCACGTCACACAGATGATCCGCGAGCTGGACGTGGCGTACCACGCGGGCAACCGCGCCTACAACGAACGCAGCGTCGGCATCGAGCACGAGGGATTCGTCGACCGGCCCGAGGACTTCACGGACGAGATGTACGGGGCCTCGGCGCGGCTCACCGCCCGGATCTGCGCCCGCTACGACATCCCCGTCGACCGTGAGCACATCATCGGCCATGTGGAGGTGCCGGGGACGGACCACACCGATCCCGGGAAGCACTGGGACTGGGACCGGTACATGAAGCTCGTCCGGCAGGCCCGTACGGCGGCGGCGTGA
- the ligA gene encoding NAD-dependent DNA ligase LigA, whose translation MAGEKQAETTVPTEAREKHAQLAEQIEEHRFRYYVKDAPVVSDAEFDQLLRTLEELEEAHPELRTPDSPTQKVSVEYETDLAEVEHRERMLSLDNVFDDQGLAAWADRVAKDVGTTGYHLLCELKVDGLAVNLTYEDGRLTRAATRGTGRIGEDITPNVLTIAEIPHRLKGDRVPRLVEIRGEVYFPMEAFQDLNARRVAAGEKPYANPRNSASGSLRQKDPKVTATLPLHMVVHGIGALEGFDGMTRLSQAYDLLKTWGLPTSPHNRVVDDLDGVREFITYYGENRHSVAHEIDGVVVKLDEIPLQGRLGSTSRAPRWAIAYKYAPEEVNTKLINIRVGVGRTGRVTPYAQVEPVTVAGSEVEFATLHNQAVVKAKGVLIGDTVVLRKAGDVIPEILGPVADLRDGGEREFVMPSECPECGTALRPMKEGDVDLRCPNARSCPAQLRERLFYLAGRKSLDIEHFGYVAAAALTQPLEPAEPPLTNEGDLFDLTIERLLPIKAYVLDQDSGLPKRDPKTGEEKVATVFANQEGNARKNALAMLENIAAAKERPLARVLTGLSIRHVGPVAAEALAREFRSIERIDQATEEELKNTDGVGPIVAAAVKEWFAEDWHREIIRKWQAAGVRMEALSSGEDEGPRPLEGLTLVVTGTLEHFTRDGAKEALQSRGAKVTGSVSKKTSFVVVGDNPGSKYDKAMQLKVPVLNEDGFAVLLEQGPEAAAEVALPAEE comes from the coding sequence GTGGCCGGCGAAAAGCAGGCGGAGACGACGGTGCCCACGGAGGCACGGGAGAAGCACGCGCAGCTCGCTGAGCAGATCGAGGAGCACCGCTTCCGGTACTACGTGAAGGACGCTCCCGTCGTCAGTGACGCGGAGTTCGACCAGCTCCTGCGCACCCTGGAGGAGCTGGAGGAGGCGCATCCGGAGCTGCGTACCCCGGACTCGCCGACCCAGAAGGTCTCCGTCGAGTACGAGACGGACCTCGCCGAGGTCGAGCACCGCGAACGCATGCTCTCCCTCGACAACGTCTTCGACGACCAGGGCCTCGCCGCCTGGGCCGACCGCGTCGCCAAGGACGTGGGCACAACCGGCTACCACCTGCTGTGCGAGCTCAAGGTCGACGGCCTCGCGGTGAACCTGACCTACGAGGACGGCAGGCTCACCCGGGCCGCCACCCGGGGCACCGGCCGGATCGGCGAGGACATCACGCCGAACGTCTTGACGATCGCGGAGATCCCGCACCGGCTGAAGGGCGATCGGGTCCCGCGGCTGGTCGAGATCCGCGGTGAGGTCTACTTCCCGATGGAGGCCTTCCAGGACCTCAACGCCCGCCGGGTGGCGGCCGGCGAGAAGCCGTACGCCAACCCGCGCAACTCCGCCTCGGGTTCCCTGCGCCAGAAGGACCCCAAGGTCACCGCGACCCTGCCGCTGCACATGGTGGTCCACGGCATCGGTGCCCTGGAGGGCTTCGACGGCATGACCCGGCTGTCCCAGGCCTACGACCTGCTGAAGACCTGGGGCCTGCCGACCTCCCCGCACAACAGGGTGGTCGACGACCTCGACGGCGTACGGGAGTTCATCACCTACTACGGCGAGAACCGCCACTCCGTGGCGCACGAGATCGACGGTGTGGTCGTCAAGCTCGACGAGATCCCGCTCCAGGGGCGCCTCGGCTCCACCTCGCGCGCCCCGCGCTGGGCGATCGCGTACAAGTACGCGCCCGAGGAGGTCAACACCAAGCTGATCAACATCCGCGTGGGCGTGGGCCGTACGGGCCGGGTCACGCCCTACGCCCAGGTCGAGCCGGTCACCGTGGCCGGTTCGGAGGTCGAGTTCGCGACTTTGCACAACCAGGCCGTCGTCAAGGCCAAGGGCGTGCTGATCGGCGACACCGTGGTGTTGCGCAAGGCCGGCGACGTCATCCCGGAGATCCTCGGCCCGGTGGCCGACCTGCGCGACGGCGGCGAGCGTGAGTTCGTGATGCCGAGCGAGTGCCCCGAGTGCGGTACGGCGCTCCGGCCGATGAAGGAGGGCGACGTCGACCTGCGCTGCCCGAACGCCCGCAGCTGCCCGGCCCAGTTGCGCGAACGTCTGTTCTATCTCGCCGGGCGCAAGTCGCTGGACATCGAGCACTTCGGCTATGTCGCCGCCGCCGCCCTCACCCAGCCGCTCGAGCCCGCCGAGCCGCCGCTCACCAACGAGGGCGACCTGTTCGATCTCACCATCGAGCGGCTGCTGCCCATCAAGGCGTACGTCCTCGACCAGGACAGCGGGCTGCCCAAGCGCGACCCGAAGACCGGCGAGGAGAAGGTCGCCACGGTCTTCGCGAACCAGGAGGGCAACGCGAGGAAGAACGCGCTGGCGATGCTGGAGAACATCGCGGCCGCCAAGGAGCGCCCGCTCGCCCGCGTTCTCACCGGCCTGTCGATCCGTCACGTGGGCCCGGTCGCCGCCGAGGCGCTGGCCCGCGAGTTCCGCTCCATCGAGCGGATCGACCAGGCCACCGAGGAGGAGCTGAAGAACACCGACGGCGTCGGCCCGATCGTCGCCGCCGCGGTCAAGGAGTGGTTCGCCGAGGACTGGCACCGCGAGATCATCCGGAAGTGGCAGGCCGCGGGCGTCCGGATGGAGGCGCTGAGCTCCGGCGAGGACGAGGGGCCGCGTCCGCTCGAAGGGCTCACCCTCGTCGTGACCGGCACGCTCGAACACTTCACGCGGGACGGCGCCAAGGAGGCGTTGCAGAGCCGTGGCGCGAAGGTGACCGGATCTGTTTCGAAGAAGACGTCATTCGTCGTTGTGGGTGACAATCCGGGATCGAAGTACGACAAGGCGATGCAGCTGAAAGTCCCGGTTCTGAACGAGGACGGGTTCGCCGTCCTGCTGGAACAGGGCCCTGAGGCGGCTGCCGAAGTGGCGCTTCCGGCGGAGGAGTAG